The nucleotide sequence TATATACTGAAGACGTAATATCTTGTTCCAGTCATACATATCAAAAAATACTGCTTCATTTACAGGAATACTCAACTTCAAAATCCTGCTGTCGAATGATTTTTCGATACTTTGTAAATCCATAAAAGCCCAATAAGGATATTCGGCACCTATAGGCTTCGGAATATACTTTCCCGCCTCCTTAATAAACCAGCTGTACGCCGCTACAAAAATCGGAGCACTTTCTTCATATTTTTTCACTACATATTTCTGCCTGGAAAAGCAAACACCATCCCGTTCAAGAACATTCATTACAATCTCTGATTGAGATGAATAAAATGTTACTGTATGATTCGAGTCACCCATTCCTTTTTAACCTCCCATATATTCCCATAGCTTTCGCTATTGCCAAGAAGAATAGAATTGTCAAATAACCGTTTCCAACTTGCAATGATCTCACGTTTAATTTGCGGATAAAACTGAGACATATAGGCTTTGGCATCACTTACGCCATATTGCTCCAGAACCTGATGGTGACGTTTTGCATCTTGCTTGTCCTTGGGTATATAGGAATAATTGAGAATTGCTCCCCACTTATTGATATTAACTGATGTAATAATAGAAGGCTCCACTGCAAGCTCCAATATAATCGTTCCCGTACTAGGAAGCATAGTGGTTTGTCTCATGAAAGACACCCATACAGGATATTCCGCATCGTCAGGCTTTTTAGTGACATTTAAAGTATTTTCTACCAACCAATCATATGCTTCAAGTACCAAAGGTGCACATTCGCCTAAATCCTGGAGAATGTATTCCTTTTTTACAACATATCTGCCGGTTTCTTCAAGTTCTTTAATAACGTTTTCATTTTGCTTCGTCCAAACGGTTATGCTTCTCATTTGATTTTCCCCCTTTGGCATAACATACGTTTCCTATTCCTATAGTTTACAATAAAAGGTATATTAAGTAAAGCGAGGTTTTCATCTTTAAGCACATATCTCGTTGTAATCCACTGTGCGTTTCAAACTATGTAGCAATCATAGTTAGTTGACATAAAATGTAGTAGAAAATTTATGGGAAAAGGTCAGAAGTATATAATAGCAGCTTATAGAGATCTTTGTGGAATTGAAGCTGCCGCTTTGAAAATTGGAAATGGAATTGGTAAAATATATGAGAGTGTATAGGAAGATAAAATAAAGCGTATATCTATATTTAGATTTCTTGACTCCACAAGAATATTGACTTATATAAATTTGAGAATATTATTATTTAAAAAAGGTAACTACCATGTATATATTATAATATAACTTTTGTATATTATTAATATACAACCATATTGACTTTAATAATATGTATTGTATAATTTTAAGTTAAGAATAGACATAATAAAAATAGGGCGTATTAACACCTTGTAGTATACAGTTCTAGTTGCTTAGGTAACTGGTATCACTAAATTTGATTTTAAAAATAGTAGTATCCATTTTGCAGGGGGCTACTATTTTTTTGGTGTGGACATAATTGGTGGAGGCGAAGCGTGGCCTTTAAAATCCACCAATTAAATTTATCTATGTATTATTACTAAAGTAATAATACATTCCTTTACATATTCAGTATCATATTTTCCTGATCTAACTTCTAATCCAGGATCTATAATATCTTCATCACTACAGACTAGTTTTATTCTATTTATATATAGAAACACCATTATTGATAAAATTTCCATTCTCTTGTTCCCATCTAAGAAAAGAATGGTTATTAATAATTCTAAACTCTAATCTAGATCTTTAGACTGTATTTATGGATGTAATTCTTCACCTTCTCTTATCCATCCTTAACAATTCCACTTTTTACATGACAAGTATGTCATGTGACATACTTGTCATGTAAAAAAACTTATGATATGATGTCTTCAAGAGGAGATGATATTGTGCCAAAAGATACTTTTAAAAATTTAAATGCAGATAAAAAGCAAAGAATTTTTGATGCAGCTGTACAGGAATTTTCTACTTGTTCTTTCAGTGATGCATCTATTAATCAGATTATTAAAACAGCAGGAATACCCCGTGGAAGTTTTTATCAATACTTTAATGATAAAGAAGACCTCTACTTATATATGATAGAAGAAATTTCAAATCAAAAGAAAAAGCTTATCCCTGAAAGAGTTTCAAATCCAGATGATGATTTTTTTGAAACTTTTATACAAAAAACTAAAGATTCACTTGAATTAGGTAAAGCTAAACCTGAATACACCAAGATAGGCATGCTTATGCAAATGGATAACTCTGAATTTATTGCTAAATTTCGTACTGCTTCCATTGAAAAGTATAGAAAACAACTAAAACATAATAAGGAATGCGGGCTTATAAGGCAGGAAGTTAATACTGATATAGTTTTGGATATGCTTTTCTCATATACCTTGGAGGAATATTTTAAAAGTGGCTTTGATGAAAATGAGTATTTAAAAAAGGTTATCGATGCCATTAATATAATCAAAGAAGGAATCAAAATAAATAAGGACTAATAATAAAATTATCTAATTGCTTTATGCATTGAATTAAGGAGGAAAATAACTATGAATCCATATGTACTTGATTTTCAATATATTGATAAAACAAAACTTGCAATTGTTGGAGGTAAGGGCGCTAACCTTGGTGAGTTATCTAGAATTGATGGAATAATTGTACCAGAAGGTTTTTGTGTTACCACTGAAGCCTATAAAAAGATAATTAGAAATAGTAGTGAATTTAATTCATTACTAAATGAATTATCTCTTTTAAATACTAGTGATATAGAAAAAATCAGTGAAATCAGTGGAAAGATTCGTAAAGTTATTGAAGATATAACAATTCCTAAAGACATAGATGATGAAATAACCTTTCATCTTTCAAAGCTTGGCGAAAGAAATGCTTATGCTGTACGTTCTAGTGCTACAGCAGAGGATTTACCAACAGCTTCATTTGCAGGGCAACAAGATACGTATTTAAATATTATGGGAAAACCTTCTATTCTTAAGCATATAAGTAAGTGCTGGGCATCACTATTTACAGATAGAGCTGTAATCTACCGTATGCAAAATGACTTTGACCATAGCAAGGTTCAGTTATCTGTAGTTATTCAAAAAATGGTGTTTCCTCAAGCTGCAGGAATTATGTTTACAGCTGATCCTATTACATCTAATAGAAAGATAGTATCTATTGATGCCAGCTTTGGGCTTGGTGAAGCTTTGGTTTCCGGACTTGTGAATTCTGATATTTATAAAGTGCAGGAAAATAAAATTATTGATAAAAAAATATCTTCTAAAAAACTTGCAATTTATGCATTAAAAGAAGGCGGTACTGAAGAAAGAGAAATTGAAGGCGAGCGCCAAAATATTCAGACACTGACAGATGATCAAATTTTGCAGCTTGAGCAGATGGCTAGAAAGATTGAGTCCTATTTTGGTCGTCCACAGGATATTGAATGGTGCCTTTATGATGATAAGTTCTATGTTGTTCAAAGTCGTCCAATTACTACTTTATATCCTTCACCACAAGTTAATGATAATGAAAACCATGTTTATTTATCCTTTGCTCATAGACAAATGATGACAGAAGCCATGAAACCATTAGGTTTAAGTTTCTTCCAAATATTCTTTAAACAATTTGGAATACAAACAAATATGCCTGTGATAGGCGGAAGATTGTATATGGATATATCCCATGATCTTGCTTCACCAATAGCAAGAAAGCTTTTTATCAGTGGTTTAGACAAGGTAGATGTTTTGATGAAGAGTTCACTTATAAATCTTCAAAAACGAAAAGAATACCTTAAATCGCTTCCTAAAGGAAAGACATCTTTGAATGTAGAAGGAGGTATCCTATCTTTTGGAATTCAGATGATAAAAGAATATCTCAGAAATGATCCATCTTTTGTTGAAAAATCTGTAGCTGAAAATCAATTACTGCTTAAGAATAAAGAAAAGATATTTTCTTCTATTTCTGGAGAAGAGCTCTTTGATCTCATTGTAAAGGGCATGAAAGATATAAAGGCTGCTATGTTTAAAGTCTATGGAGCTTATTTTGCAGGATCTTATGCCTCTGACTGGATAAACAAAAATATGAAGAAATGGCTTGGTGAAAAAAGTGTAGCAGATATCCTAGCTCAATCTGTATCAAATAACGTTACTTCCGAAATGGGATTAGAGCTCCTTGATGTAGCAGATGTAATAAGACAGTATCCAGCTGTAATTGAATATCTTGAGAATGCAAAAAGAGAAACTTTCTTTGAAGACTTAAGTAAAATAGATGGAGGTAATATTGTCAGCGATTCTATTCACAATTATCTTAAAAAATATGGTATGCGCTGCTCTGGAGAAATTGATATTACCAGAACAAGATGGAACGAAGACCCAATGCTTCTTGTTCCACTAATACTAAGCAATATAAAGAATTTTGAACCTAATGCCCACAGTGATAAATTTGAACAAGGACTTGTTGAAGCCAGGCAAAAAGAAGCTGAAATATTAAGCCGCTTGAAGCTGCTGCCTGGTGGTAATAGGAAGTTAAAAAAGACAAAGAAAGTCATAAGTGTTTTACGTAATTTTGGTGGCTATAGAGAGTACAATAAATATCTTTTAATATGTTATTTCTGGATCGTAAAACAGGCATTACTCAAAGAAGCCGAAACCTTAAAACAAGATGATGTAATCAAAGACATAGATGATATATATTATCTAACCTTTGATGAACTTGAAGAAGCAGTTAAAACAAAACATGTTGACTACAGCATCATAACTAAGAGAAGAGAAGAATACAAAATTTATAGGAAATTTACACCACCTCGTATAATGACTTCTGATGGAGAAATAATTTCAGGCGAATACGATACAGGTAATATGCCAAAAGGAGCAATAGCTGGGACACCTGTTTCTTCTGGTATTGTTGAAGGGCGAGCTAGAGTTATTTTAAATATGGATGAAGCAAAAATAGAGGAAGGCGATATTTTAATTACAAAATTCACCGATCCAAGCTGGACACCAATCTTTGTTCTTGTTAAAGGCTTGGTAACAGAAATAGGTGGAATGATGACTCACGGCGCTGTTGTTGCAAGAGAATATGGTCTTCCTGCAGTAGCAGGTGTAGATGACGCTACTAAACTTATTAAGGATGGCCAAAGAATTAGAATAAATGGAACTGAAGGCTATATAGAAATATTATAACCTAATGGTATATTTTATTATTCAATAAAAATTAAAGTACAACTATATAAGCGGCCCAATTTGAGCTGCTTTTTTTAAACCAAAAACGGAGGTACTATACTCATGAAAAGAGAAAAGAAAATTGCTAATACAAATCTCATATTGTTATTACTTGGAGGGATGATATCCGATACTGGATCAGGAATTCAAATGATAATTATCCCATTATATATAATTGATGTAGGCGGTTCAGCAGCTACCGTGGGATTGTTCTCCTTCTTGTCTTTAGTGCCTCTTCTTATATCTTATCTCTTTGCTGGAGTAATCGGAGACAGGCTAAATAGGAAGACTATAATGGTGGCAACCGATATTGCTAGCGCTGCAGCAATACTTGGACTTACTTTTGCTGCATATACTGATAAAATCAACTTAATTTTATTGCTAACTGTGCAGGTAATTGTTTCTTTACTCAACGGTCTGTTTGACCCGGCGACAAAAGGTATGCTTCCACAACTTGTGGCTCCCAAAAAACTTACACAAGCCAATTCCACTCTTACCTCTTTAAGAACATTATCTGGTTTGCTAAGTCCTATTCTTGGTGTTATATTATATGAAAAGCTTGGTATTACTTATATATTTCTCATTAATGAAACCTCTTTTTTACTATCAGGAGGCTGCTCCATGTTAATTAAGTATAAGCATGTTAAACGCGAATCAGCTGCTGGTGTTCAAGGCTACATATCCGATTTGTCCCTAGGAATAAAATTTGTTTTGGATAATAAAATAATCAGTAAGTTATGTACGTTTTTTCTGCTTATCTATGACATAGTTCAACCTATATTTACTGTAGGTATTACCTCTATTTTTCAAAACTCAGCTTACGTATTCTGATGAACAAATATGGCTATTTGCAAATGATACTTATATTAGGAGCACTATTTGGAAGTATTTTAGTTGCATTGTTGTTTGGGAAAGAAAAGAAAGTCTCTAAACCTCTAATGATAGGCTGCAGTCTGATCATGTTTACAATGCTAGCATTTTCAAGTTTACTATTTCCACACATTTTATACTCCCTTGGAACAGGCACACTATTATACTTTGTATTTTTTTCAGGAATTCTTTTTTTGTTAAGCGTTGCTATCATGTTAATCAACGTTCCAGTACAAACCTTTATTCAAAAAAATACTCCTGACGAATACATGTCTCTAATGTTTTCAATTGTTGGAATGATTACAAAAAGTGGAATGCCATTTGGAGAATTAGTATATGGAATTGTCCTTAATTACGCTCCAGTACATTATGTTATGTCAGCAGTTAGTATATTGTTACTATTAATTTCTGCTACATTTTTATCTTCTCTCCTAAAAACTAGTGACTTCTTATAAACACTATGCCTAAATTCCTATAAGCTAAGAAAACCCACGAAAATCAATATTTTAGATTTTCGTGGGTTTTATGGTGGAGGCGAGGGGTGTCGAACCCCTGTCCGAAAGTAGAAACACCTGAGTATCTCCGAGTGCAGTTTGTATTTTAAATTTCCCTCTGCTGAACGCCTACAAACAGGCTTTCAGTTTCAGTAGCTTCATAAATTCCGTTCCTCACTCAAAGCTTTGTGAGGCTCGTTTCCCCGCTATCGACGCCCTATCCTAAGCCGCGGGACTCAAAGGAAGGACGGCTAGCAGACTAAGCTGCTAAAGCTAAATTATCTTCGTTATTTGCGTTTATATTTAATTCCCAGTTTTTTAACGCAGGCCCGGAAACCTTCGACTCGCTGCTCAAGTCCAACTTACCCCCGTCGAAGCCAAATACGCCCCCATGTCTATAACATTATAACCAACTCGAAATTTTTAATTCAACAGTGGTTATCAACGCAAATGTAAGTTGATTTGAGTAAATACTTAATCCTTAACGAATACTATAATACATCAAATCAGAGTAATAATCAATAGTAAAGTTAACCCATACACTTTATAGTTTCCTATACACATTAAAATAAACCCATATTGCATTAATAAGTAAGAACGCGCTTGTGATAAAAAATACATATCTCATTCCAAAATATCCTGCTACCTGCCCACCTAAAAGCGAACCTCCGAATATTCCTAAATATCCTGCTGTCATGTTAAAACCAAATACTCTACCGGTGAGAGAGGCTGGTGTGATTTTTTTTAATATAATATTAACAGATGGATTAAGTCCCGCAGATGCTATTCCTAATAAAAACCTAAGTCCCATTAATTGCCATATACTTCGTACAAAAGCTTGTGGTATAAAAATAATTCCTGCACCTATAAGACATACCAATATAACTTTATGTGCACCTATTTTATCTGAAAGCTTTCCAAGTTTCGGGGCAGCAACTATATTTGCAAGTCCTGAAGCTGAAAATGTAACTCCGGCTAGAAGTGCAACATGTCTACTATTATTGGATAATTGTCTGACATATACTGTTATGATCGGCTCAACTGAATATAATGCAATAGATAATACAAAAAAGGTTATAAACATTGTAATAGTCAAGTTCTTTTCTGGTACTGAATCCCATATTTCTTTTATACTGAGTACCTTTTTATTCTTGCGAGTAAAATCTTCCTTTACAAATAAAACAGTTGTAATAAATGAAATCAAAAGTAATGTTCCTGTTATAAAAAATACGCTTTGTAAACCAAATATTTCATCTATAAAACCACCAATTGTTGGTCCAAGAAGTGACCCTGCAATATTGGCTGTTGAAAGTGTACCTAAGGCATATCCTGCATTTTCCTTATCTGTTTGTGTTGCAATTAAGGCAGTACAAGCTGTAGTGTAACCTGTTATTGCCCCCTGAAGTAATCTTAATCCTATTAGTACATATACATTTGGTGCAAATCCCATACAACCTATAGTTATAGCCATTCCAAGGCTTGCCCTAAGTATCATTGGTTTTCTTCCATATTTATCAGCAGCACTGCCCCAAATTGGTGAGAAAATAGCTGAGACTATGAAAGTTATGCCAAAGGCAATTCCTGAAAGTTTTGTAATTGAAGCTGTATCTTGAACTCCAAGATGCTGTATGTAAAGTGGTAAGACTGGAGCTATTTGACTCATTCCTATACTTGCCACAAATATTCCAAACCAACACACTATCAAATTCTTCTTCCACATTTTCATAAATATGCTCCTTCTCTTTGTATAGCTTAATAATATATGTCATTACCAATACAATTAATATCCATTATTCAAATTTAATTATAAACTATATTTTATAGTTTGTAAAATATATAAATATTTTAAAAATATTATTTGTAGTTTGATAAATGTATTTTATAATGTTAAACTATTCTTATAAAGTTGGATTATAGGGAGTGATAAACAAATGCAGAAACGAAACTTAACTAAAGAAAAAATTATTCAAGTTGCCTTTTCTTTAGCCGATGAAATTGGTCTTAATCAAGTTACTTTCCCAAAAATTGCTGGAAAATTAGGTATAAAATATCCATCTTTATATAATCATTTCACTAATATGGATAATCTTAAAATAGAAATGACAGTGTCCCTTTTAAATAAGTTGAATTTGAAATTAATGAAGAGATTAATTGGTAAGAGTGGCGAAGATGCAATAAAGGAATTTGCCTATGTTTATAAAGACTTTGCTTTTGAAAACAAAACTTCTTATGGACTTTTTATGAGTATTCCAAACACAGAAAATGCTGAATTATTAAGTTTAGCAAAGGAAACTACCCATATTATTCATCAACTTTTAGAATTTTATATTGAGGATAAAACCCTTTTGGTTCACAAGAGTCGTACTTTAAGAAGTCTTCTACATGGATTTGTCTCTTTATATTCTTTTGGATATTTCCATAGTGGTGAAGTAGATTTAGAAGAGAGCTTTCAATCTATGATAGATGATTTTATTTCGTCACTTTCGAAAAAGTAGACATATTATATTAAAAAACATTGTAGGAAGATTTGAATTAAATTTTTAGGAACACTAATTAGAGGAGGATATAAAGATACACTATGAAAATTTCAAAGAAAGATGCATTAAAATGGTTTGAGTTTTTTTCAATACTACCAGAAAATGAAGAGGTTATGACAAAGCAGCAAGAGATCATTTATGCTACCTTTGCACAGATTGAGGCAGCAATCGATCATAGAAACAATATACTGATGTCAGCAATTAAAGATCTTAAAACTCTAAAGAACAGAACCTTTTTTGTTGGAAATGAAAGCAAATTTCCAAAAGGGTGTCGCTCTTGTCTATTAGGGACTGGTCTGAGTGCAATTAGAAAAACGAACAAGTGTAATGCAGAATGTAAGTTCTGTTATAATTACGGAGAACTAGATAATATTCCTCCAATAGGGGAAGGTATGTGGGAAATAGGAGACACAAAATTTTATGAGAAAGATATTGATTTACTTCTTTCCATTCAACAGAAGCCCACTGGTATTGCCTATGTTTACTTAGAGCCATTTATGGAAATTGAAAAATACTATTCAATTATAAAGAAATTTAGTGACGCTAAGGTTTATCAACATTTATACACAAATGGTATTTCAGCTACGGAGGAAACATTAAAAGCATTAGGTGAAGCCGGTCTTGATGAGATACGTTTCAACCTGGGTGCCTCTAACTGTTCAAACAAAGTTATTGAAAATATTAAAACAGCAAAAAAATACATTAAAGCCGTAGGTATTGAAACTCCAATGACCCCCGAATTTTTTAAAACATTTTTTAAGAAAAAGCATGCAATTTTAGAAACAAAGCTCGATTTTATAAATTGTGCAGAATTGCATTTAAATGAGAATAACATATACAATTATGATGGAGAAAATATGTATATTTCAAGATTAGGCTATATTTCTCCAATTTGGAGCAGGGAATTAACTTTGAAATTCATGAAGATAGCTGATGAAGAGAACTGGGATCTAGTAGTTCACGATTGTTCTAACTATACAAAATTTGCAAGAGGCTTGAATTTGAGCAGCAAAGAAGGTAAATGGTTCGGATGCAATGATTACGCCTGTGAGTTTTCTAGAATACCATACGAAATATTTTTACCAATATTACGTGATGATAACTTTAAATTTTTAAGTGAAGAAGAATTGCCTGACTGTTACAAACCAGGGAAGATGATTTTTTAGATCAAACATACCTTTAGCAAATAGCTGAATGCAAAGCCAGTAATGGCAAAAAACATAATAAAAACAAGTACCTCATAAAGTAGCGCCAAAAAGCTATTCTATGAGGTACTTTTATAAGCTTTCATTGAAACACAAACTATATTAAAAACATTGCTGCAATAGTGGTTACAATAAGTCCTATTATAACAGGTTTCAAGTTTCTTTTAGCAAGTTCAAAAGGATCTACACCACATATTGCTGCAACAGGTATTACTGCCCAAGGTATTATAGTTCCACCGCCTACCCATATTCCTGCTATCTGTCCAAGTGCAGTAAGTGTTGCTGTACCGCCGCCTAATGCCGTGGAAAATAGATGGGCTATTGAACCGGCGAGCGATATTCCTGAGAATCCAGATCCATCAAGACCTGTTATAGCTCCTACAACTGTTAGTGTTATAGATGCTACTATTGAATTTATAGGAACAGCATTTGCCAAATAAATGCCAAGATCATTTACAATACCCTGAGAACCATGCGGCAATACATTGCCAAATATATCATTAAATGCAGAATCTCCAAGATAAAAAAATGCAGCTATTGGTATAACGACACCAAATATCTTAAAGCCAAACTGGAGTCCTTTTACAATATTATTAGTTATTTGCTCTAAGGATTTATTTTTATAAGTAACTATTGATATCAGACTCAAAACAAATAAAGCCGTACCACCTATTAATGCAGTCGCGTCACCACCTTGCAATTTTGCAAAATACATTACAATAATATCTACCAAAAATGCAATAAGAATCAATACCGCCAAAAATATCCTAATAGGCCTTGAAGAAATAAGTAATTTTTTGGATTCATCTTTTTCCTCAAGTTCAGCTTTATCAAAGAGTTTTTTAGATTTTATATCTTTAGAAATGTAGTAAAATGCTGCAAAAGTTGTGACCACACCCATAATAATGGTAAGTGGTATACTTGCATGGACTACCTTTGAAACCGCTATTCCTGCGGCATCTGCTGTAAGTTTAGGGGCTGCTTGAATTACAAAATCACTCGATAAGGCTATTCCATGTCCAAATAAATTCATAGATATAGCCACTCCCATAGCTGGAAGTCCAACTTTTTTAGCTATGGGAAGAAATAATGCACCAATAAGTGCTACAGCAGGCGATGGCCAAAAAAACCACGATAAGATCATCATAACTATACCTATAACCCAGTAAGCTATAGAATAATTCTTTATAACTCCCTTAAATGGTGACACTATTTCTTCATTTATACCTGCATCTATTAAGACATTGCTCATCGCAACTATAACGGATATAATAAATATAGTCGGCATAAGCTCCTTTGCCGCATATACGAAACTGTTAAATACACCCATTGTGGATCTATATATAGAACCAGTGCTTGCAATGCCAAGAAAGAATATTCCAATTATACAAATCAACGATATGTCTTTCTTTTTTATCATCGCGAATATAATTATAACTATAAAAATTAAATAAATATAATGTATTGAAGTTAACGTTGCACTCATTTTTTTACCCTATATAAATATTGTTTACTAATAAATTATGCTGACATACAATAATGGTTCCAGTATATTTATATAGGGCATTTATTTATATATAGGATTTATAATTCCAAATTTAACTTATGCGTAAGCTGACATTTCCAAAATGGTAGGCACATTAAAAAATTTTTTAGTAAGTCTTAGTTAAGTATTTTTGAAAATCTGCTTAGATTTTTATAAATACGAACTTAGACTTACTAGAAATTTTTACGTGACGAACTTTGGAAATGTCAGCTGGAGTATAACTTAAGCTTGAAATTACAAACCCTATAACTACCTGAATCTCTGTTTCATCTGTCTATCTATATCTCTTTTAGCGGCCTTTTCAAGCATTGCATCTCTCTTATCATAATTCTTTTTACCTTTAGCTACTGCTAAATTAACTTTTACCTTACCATTCTTTAAATATAAAGCAAGTGGTACAAGTGTATATCCCTGCTGTGCTGTAAAACCGACAAGTCTGCTTATTTCTCTCTTATGAAGGAGCAGTCTTCTGATTCTCAAAGGATCTCTGTTAAATACGTTCCCTTTTTCATAAGGGCTAACATGCATATTACAGATAAATATTTCTCCATTTCTTACCTCTGCATAACTATCTTTCAAATTTGCCCTTCCTGCCCTTATTGATTTAACCTCTGTACCAACCAAAGCTATACCAGCTTCCATTGATTCCTCTATAAAATAATCGTGTCTTGCCTTTCTATTCTCGGCAAGAGTTTTATTTCCGCTGTTCTTTTTCATATAAACACCTACTCCTGATTTATAACATCCTATTAATAATATAATAGTATAACTCTATGGCAAACTCAATGATATTATTTATGCTTTTGAAATGCCTTCCTCTTCCTTATCCTCTCTTAAGAGATCAAAATAAATTTCATGTGCAAACATGTCAACCCGTGAAACTTTTATTTTAACCTTGTCACCAAGTCTAAATATCTTTTTAGTTCTCTCTCCTATAAGACTCAA is from Clostridium fermenticellae and encodes:
- a CDS encoding DUF3841 domain-containing protein; the encoded protein is MGDSNHTVTFYSSQSEIVMNVLERDGVCFSRQKYVVKKYEESAPIFVAAYSWFIKEAGKYIPKPIGAEYPYWAFMDLQSIEKSFDSRILKLSIPVNEAVFFDMYDWNKILRLQYIGETKADEIQFRKMIADYGVRQESDIILTNFYPDLKRYIQESWKRLFRHQEKIKAGNTSGVGSVQAGLWQLKKEWIYI
- a CDS encoding DUF3841 domain-containing protein encodes the protein MRSITVWTKQNENVIKELEETGRYVVKKEYILQDLGECAPLVLEAYDWLVENTLNVTKKPDDAEYPVWVSFMRQTTMLPSTGTIILELAVEPSIITSVNINKWGAILNYSYIPKDKQDAKRHHQVLEQYGVSDAKAYMSQFYPQIKREIIASWKRLFDNSILLGNSESYGNIWEVKKEWVTRIIQ
- a CDS encoding TetR/AcrR family transcriptional regulator, with protein sequence MPKDTFKNLNADKKQRIFDAAVQEFSTCSFSDASINQIIKTAGIPRGSFYQYFNDKEDLYLYMIEEISNQKKKLIPERVSNPDDDFFETFIQKTKDSLELGKAKPEYTKIGMLMQMDNSEFIAKFRTASIEKYRKQLKHNKECGLIRQEVNTDIVLDMLFSYTLEEYFKSGFDENEYLKKVIDAINIIKEGIKINKD
- the ppsA gene encoding phosphoenolpyruvate synthase, with the translated sequence MNPYVLDFQYIDKTKLAIVGGKGANLGELSRIDGIIVPEGFCVTTEAYKKIIRNSSEFNSLLNELSLLNTSDIEKISEISGKIRKVIEDITIPKDIDDEITFHLSKLGERNAYAVRSSATAEDLPTASFAGQQDTYLNIMGKPSILKHISKCWASLFTDRAVIYRMQNDFDHSKVQLSVVIQKMVFPQAAGIMFTADPITSNRKIVSIDASFGLGEALVSGLVNSDIYKVQENKIIDKKISSKKLAIYALKEGGTEEREIEGERQNIQTLTDDQILQLEQMARKIESYFGRPQDIEWCLYDDKFYVVQSRPITTLYPSPQVNDNENHVYLSFAHRQMMTEAMKPLGLSFFQIFFKQFGIQTNMPVIGGRLYMDISHDLASPIARKLFISGLDKVDVLMKSSLINLQKRKEYLKSLPKGKTSLNVEGGILSFGIQMIKEYLRNDPSFVEKSVAENQLLLKNKEKIFSSISGEELFDLIVKGMKDIKAAMFKVYGAYFAGSYASDWINKNMKKWLGEKSVADILAQSVSNNVTSEMGLELLDVADVIRQYPAVIEYLENAKRETFFEDLSKIDGGNIVSDSIHNYLKKYGMRCSGEIDITRTRWNEDPMLLVPLILSNIKNFEPNAHSDKFEQGLVEARQKEAEILSRLKLLPGGNRKLKKTKKVISVLRNFGGYREYNKYLLICYFWIVKQALLKEAETLKQDDVIKDIDDIYYLTFDELEEAVKTKHVDYSIITKRREEYKIYRKFTPPRIMTSDGEIISGEYDTGNMPKGAIAGTPVSSGIVEGRARVILNMDEAKIEEGDILITKFTDPSWTPIFVLVKGLVTEIGGMMTHGAVVAREYGLPAVAGVDDATKLIKDGQRIRINGTEGYIEIL
- a CDS encoding MFS transporter, whose product is MKREKKIANTNLILLLLGGMISDTGSGIQMIIIPLYIIDVGGSAATVGLFSFLSLVPLLISYLFAGVIGDRLNRKTIMVATDIASAAAILGLTFAAYTDKINLILLLTVQVIVSLLNGLFDPATKGMLPQLVAPKKLTQANSTLTSLRTLSGLLSPILGVILYEKLGITYIFLINETSFLLSGGCSMLIKYKHVKRESAAGVQGYISDLSLGIKFVLDNKIISKLCTFFLLIYDIVQPIFTVGITSIFQNSAYVF
- a CDS encoding multidrug efflux MFS transporter, producing MKMWKKNLIVCWFGIFVASIGMSQIAPVLPLYIQHLGVQDTASITKLSGIAFGITFIVSAIFSPIWGSAADKYGRKPMILRASLGMAITIGCMGFAPNVYVLIGLRLLQGAITGYTTACTALIATQTDKENAGYALGTLSTANIAGSLLGPTIGGFIDEIFGLQSVFFITGTLLLISFITTVLFVKEDFTRKNKKVLSIKEIWDSVPEKNLTITMFITFFVLSIALYSVEPIITVYVRQLSNNSRHVALLAGVTFSASGLANIVAAPKLGKLSDKIGAHKVILVCLIGAGIIFIPQAFVRSIWQLMGLRFLLGIASAGLNPSVNIILKKITPASLTGRVFGFNMTAGYLGIFGGSLLGGQVAGYFGMRYVFFITSAFLLINAIWVYFNVYRKL
- a CDS encoding TetR/AcrR family transcriptional regulator; translation: MQKRNLTKEKIIQVAFSLADEIGLNQVTFPKIAGKLGIKYPSLYNHFTNMDNLKIEMTVSLLNKLNLKLMKRLIGKSGEDAIKEFAYVYKDFAFENKTSYGLFMSIPNTENAELLSLAKETTHIIHQLLEFYIEDKTLLVHKSRTLRSLLHGFVSLYSFGYFHSGEVDLEESFQSMIDDFISSLSKK
- a CDS encoding radical SAM protein, with amino-acid sequence MKISKKDALKWFEFFSILPENEEVMTKQQEIIYATFAQIEAAIDHRNNILMSAIKDLKTLKNRTFFVGNESKFPKGCRSCLLGTGLSAIRKTNKCNAECKFCYNYGELDNIPPIGEGMWEIGDTKFYEKDIDLLLSIQQKPTGIAYVYLEPFMEIEKYYSIIKKFSDAKVYQHLYTNGISATEETLKALGEAGLDEIRFNLGASNCSNKVIENIKTAKKYIKAVGIETPMTPEFFKTFFKKKHAILETKLDFINCAELHLNENNIYNYDGENMYISRLGYISPIWSRELTLKFMKIADEENWDLVVHDCSNYTKFARGLNLSSKEGKWFGCNDYACEFSRIPYEIFLPILRDDNFKFLSEEELPDCYKPGKMIF